GTGGTCCTTCCGTCGGGCGCCAACACCTGCGCATCCGCCTCCAGCGCGCACAGGGCAACGCGCTCGCCGACCCGGGCCTCGCCACCGAATCCGGTCACGACCGCATCGCCTGGACGCGCCAGGGTGCCGGCCCAGGCGCTCCACAGCTCGCCATGCAGGTCTGCGCGACCCGCCAGCGGCAACTGCCAGCTGTCGGCCAGGGTAACGATGCCGATGCGGCCCTTCCCGAGCGCCTGCCAGCGCATCATGTCGTCCGCGCCGACCCCGGCCGAGGGCAGGCCACCGGTCAGCGGCAGATAGCCCAATGCGGGCGGCGCCTCGCCGGCAAGCTGTGGGTCGAAGGGCGCATCTTCGCTGCCCGGGCCCGACCACGCGCGCAGCCGGGCGAGATCGTCGGGGCCGGCGTCGACGCGCCATTCGCGCAGGCGGCCGGTTTCGATCGCGAGTCCGCCCGTGCGCAGCCAGCTGCGCAGCGCGTTCGACGGCGGCTGCGGCGCATGCACCAGCAGTCCCAGGCCCTCGCGCACCGCGGCCAGAAGTGCGGCACGCGCGGAGGCGCCGAGTCCGTCCCAGGCGCGCGCTTCGATCAGCACGAGATCCTGCTTGCCCAGGCTGGCGGCATCGAGCGTCGGTGCGTCCCCGGTAACCGCACCGCCACCGAAGGCCATGCGCCAGCGCAGCGAGGTGCCGGCGTCCTCGGCCCAGCGGCGCAGCGCGCGCGTATCCGGGTTGGGCGCACCGGCAAGCAGCAGCACCCGCATCGGCGCGGACCCGGCGACCACCACAGGCACGCGCGCGCGGGTCCAGGCACTGGCTTCCACGTCCTGGATCGCGACTTCGAACAGCGTGGCGCCGGCGCCGCGCGCGGTACCGCTCAGCCGGAAGCTGCCGGCCTCGTCGGTGGCAGCGGTGTCGACCACGCGCCCGGCGGGATCGAACAGCGACACCCGGGCACCTTCGATGCCCGTCACGCGTCCGCGCACCGCGAAGCGTGCGCCGGGTGCGACATCGCCCGGAGCATCCAGTTCCGCGAGGCCGGGCGCTACCGGCGCAGGCAGGTATGCGAGTGCGCGTCCATCGACCGCGTCGCGGTCGCGCGGATGCAGGCCTGCGCCGACCACGACCAGTTCGCGCACCTGCGGATGCAGGCGCAGCGCCGTCGCCAGGTCCGGCATCCGCGACGCGCCGGGCGGAACCTCGCCGGCCTCGGGCAATGCGATCACCTGCGCAGCCGCCGGCACCGGCAGGCCGTCCGCATCGGCGGTCAGCACGACCAGACGGTCGGGACCGGCCGGCGCCGACGGCAGCAGCATGCGATAGAGCAGCAGCGCCGAGGCGGCGGTCAGCACCGCCAGGGCGAGGCTGCGCCATGCCGCGGGGCGGCGTCCGCCCGGCGCGCGCAGGTGGGCGAAAGCCACCCGCGCGATCGACAGCAGCGCCGCGGCGAGCAGCACCGCGCCGAGCCAATGTTCGGGCCTCATGGCGCGTCCTCCTGCAGGGCGTCGAGGTAGCGCGCGCCCAGCGCATCGATCGCCGGTCGCAGGACCGGCGCGGCA
The genomic region above belongs to Luteimonas chenhongjianii and contains:
- a CDS encoding carboxypeptidase-like regulatory domain-containing protein encodes the protein MRPEHWLGAVLLAAALLSIARVAFAHLRAPGGRRPAAWRSLALAVLTAASALLLYRMLLPSAPAGPDRLVVLTADADGLPVPAAAQVIALPEAGEVPPGASRMPDLATALRLHPQVRELVVVGAGLHPRDRDAVDGRALAYLPAPVAPGLAELDAPGDVAPGARFAVRGRVTGIEGARVSLFDPAGRVVDTAATDEAGSFRLSGTARGAGATLFEVAIQDVEASAWTRARVPVVVAGSAPMRVLLLAGAPNPDTRALRRWAEDAGTSLRWRMAFGGGAVTGDAPTLDAASLGKQDLVLIEARAWDGLGASARAALLAAVREGLGLLVHAPQPPSNALRSWLRTGGLAIETGRLREWRVDAGPDDLARLRAWSGPGSEDAPFDPQLAGEAPPALGYLPLTGGLPSAGVGADDMMRWQALGKGRIGIVTLADSWQLPLAGRADLHGELWSAWAGTLARPGDAVVTGFGGEARVGERVALCALEADAQVLAPDGRTTALVPDPAADGCAGLWPRVPGWHRIDGGGVLWVRGADDAPGLQAAAMQAATRELAGAGADPGMQALPSPAVRPLVWFLAWLLVTALLWALHRSRRGRAGAPAD